From the genome of Candidatus Rokuibacteriota bacterium:
CATAGCGTGATCCTCCTTATTTCGCTTCACACCAGCCGCCGAATCTGAACCAAGTGGATTCCTTCCCCCATTGTCTACGCTAACAGCTCCGGATCATGAGGGGCCAGTGGACCTTGGTCCAATACTCACTCGCCCCACGAACCGGGTAGCATGATGCAAGTCGCTGAACCAGGAGGCCCTGCAATGAGCAAATCGATGGCGTGTGCCTTTGCCATGAGTGTCGCGTTCGTGATCGCGACGTTCGTGTTCGGACCCTAGACAGATGCTGCGCACGCACCGCAGCGCCGCCGTCCTCATCTTCTTCCTGGCGGCTGGTTGCGCCGGAGTCGGAGGGGCGCCGCCAGGCGAGCCCCAGCCGACACAGACGGGCAGGAGCCAGCCCGCGCCTCATCCGCTCGATGCGCAGCAGGCTGAGCGCATCCGCCGCATCATGGCCCCCCTCGTCGCCGCCATGGACGATCCGTGGCCCCTGAATCAGGTCAAGGTGGGATCATGGACGATCCTCACGTCAATGCGGCCGGCGCCGGCGGGGGAGAGTTCTATGTCACGAGTGGTCTCCTTCAGAAGGCCAGCGATGAGCATCTTCGAGGTGTGCCGGCCCATGAACTCGCCCACGACGATCTCGGACACGTGGCAAAGGCACAAGCGCTGGGCGCGGGCTTGGGCATCGGGATGATCATTCTCGACCAGATCTTCCCCGGCAGCGGTCGCATCACACCCATGGCTGGCGCTCTGGTCACAACCAGCTATAGCCGCTCAGAAGAGTACGCAGCCGACCGCCACGGGGTGGACATCCTCGTCCGTGCCGGCTATTCGAAGGCTGTGATGATCAACACGCTCACCTGGCTCATACAAACAGCCGGTGGGAGCAACGACGGCCTCCTCGCCACCCATCCGGGGACGCAAGAACGGGTCGACGCATTGAGGAACCTTTAAAAGGAGGACGTGTGAGCACGCACAGCCCCAAGACATTCGTCCCGAAGCCCTATGCGGAGCGCTTCTTCGACCTGCATGGTCTCGACGGGATCTCCGACGCGCAGATCGCAGAGCACCTCGCCCTGTACGCGGGATACGTGAAGCAGGTCAACCTGCTCAATGGCGACCTCGCGGCGATGGTCGGCCACGGGCAGGCGTCGGGCAAGAACCCAGAGTTCGCCGAGCTGACCCGTCGCTTGGGCTTCGAGTACAACGGAATGATTCTGCACGAGCACTACTTCTCGGGTCTCAGCCCAGCCGCCGAGCTGACACCGGCGAGCGGCTCCGGTCTGGCGGCCGCCCTCACCGAGTCCTTCGGCTCCGTCGAGCAGTGGCAGGCGGCCTTCCACGCGATCGGTGAGATGCGTGGCGTCGGCTGGGTCATCCTTTTTGAGGATCCGGTTATGCACTGGCTGACGAATCACTGGGTCACTCTCCATCACGAGGGCGTGCCAGCGGGCTTCAGGCCTCTGCTGGTGATGGATGTGTGGGAGCACGCCTTCATGCCGGATTACAAAGCGACGGAACGAGCCAAATACATCGAGGCCTTCTTCCGGAACATCGACTGGCAGATGATCGAACGGCGACTTCAGGAGCCGAGCGCTCTCCGGCTCGCCGGCTGAGTGGACCGAGGTCCAATAGGCACGCGGGACCGGTCATGAGGTGTCAGGAGGCTCACCATGGATGACATCAGAAAGCGGCTCAATCACAACCTGACGGCGGCTCTCTTTCGACTTCGCCAGCTCGGCGGGGCCGTAGCGGTTGAGGAGCTGCCTGGTGCGATCCGCGACAACTCCCGCTTCGCTGACGAGGTTGACGAGATCCAGGCCAACGAGAACCGGGAGATCAGCTTCGCCACGCGCGAGAGGGTGGTAGAGCGCGTGAAGCGTCTGTCGGCCGCCCTCGACCGGCTGAACGACGGTGAGTACGGCGTGTGCGTGGAGTGTGCCGAGCGGATTTCCCCGGCGCGGCTGCACGCCGTGCCCGAGGTGCAGACATGCGTCCGCTGCCAGGACGGCATCGAGCGGTTCGCGCGGCGTATGTGAGCGCCTAAGTAACACAACGCCTGTTCTCCGACGCGGCTGGCCGAGGTCTGGGATCGTGCCTTGGGTCAGGACCGGCTCCAGCGCTTCGACGCCTTGCAGATCCCCCGGCCCGCGAAGCCGGACTAACTAGCCGAGCACAACGCGAACGGAGTGGGTGGCGCCGTCATCGATGAGCCGGAGCGGCCCGCCGCCGGAGACGGGAGCTGCCCCGTCCACCTCCACGCTCGAGACGCCGCGCGAGACACCGCGCGGGTTCTCCACCGTGAGCTCGTAGCGCGCCGAGTGATACTGGAAGACAATCTCGAAGCGCGGCCAGCCCCGCGGGATGCACGGGTCGAGGTGAAGGAACTCCCCCCGCACACGGAATCCGAGCAGCCATTCCAGGCCGGCCCGGTACATCCACCCCGCCGAGCCCGTATACCAGGTCCAGCCGCCGCGACCGACGTGGGCACGCTCGGCGTACACATCGGCGGCCACGACATACGGCTCGACCCTGTAGCGATCGGCGTTCGCGCGGGTGCTCGCACGGTTGATCGGGTTCAACAGCGAGAAAAGCCCGTACGCCTTGTCTCCCTCGCCCAGCGTAGCGAAGGCGATCACGGACCAGAGAGCGGCATGGGTGTACTGGCTGCCGTTCTCGCGAATGCCCGGGGGATAGCCCTTGATGTAGCCGGGATCGAGAGCCGTATGGTCGAATGGCGGGGCGAGAAGGACCATGAGTCCCTCGTCCCGCCGAATCAGATGCTCGTCGACCGCGGCCATTGCCCGCGCCGCGCGGACCGGCTCCGCGGCGCCCGAGATCACTCCCCAGGACTGCGAGATCGAATCGATCCGGCATTCCTCGCTCGCGATGGATCCGAGCGGTGTGCCGTCGTCGAAATAGGCACGGCGATACCAGTCGCCGTCCCACGCCTGCGCTTCCAAGGAAACCTTGAGCGCGCCCGCATGCTCTCGCCACGCGGCGGCATGCACCTGGTCGCCGCGGTCCTCGGCGACACGCGCGAATTCGCGGAGCGTCGCATGGAGAAACCACCCGAGCCAGACGCTTTCCCCGCGCCCCTCCCGGCCGACCCGGTTCATGCCGTCGTTCCAGTCGCCCGTGCCCATCAAGGGAAGGCCGTGAGCGCCGACGGCGAGCGCCCGGTCGAGAGCGCGGGCGCAGTGCTCGAAAAGGGTTCCCTGCTCCGATGACACGCCCGGCTGAAAATATGATTCCTCCTGCCCCGTCGCGAGTGTCGGCCCGTCGAGGAAGGACACGACCTCGTCCAGCACCGCCGCATCTCCGGTCGTGTCTCGATAGTGGAGAACGGAGTACGGCAGCCAGACCGCATCGTCGGAGATCCGTGTGCGAACGCCGCGGCCGGAGGGCGGGTGCCACCAGTGCTGCACGTCGCCCTCCACGAACTGGCGGGCCGCGGCTCGAAGGATGTGCTCGCGCGCGATTCCCGGCGTCGCCACCGACAGGGCCATCACATCCTGGAGCTGGTCGCGGAATCCATAGCCTCCACCCGCCTGATAGAAGGCCGAGCGCGACCAGACCCGGCACGCGAGCGTCTGGTAGAGGAGCCAGCGGTTGAGCAGCAGATCCAGGGACCGGTCCGGAGTCCTCACCTGGACCGCGCCAAGCACGTTGTCCCAGCGGTCCTCGACGGCCCGCAAAACCATGTCGAGGTCGGCCGTCCGGTAGCGCGCGATCAAGGCGCCCGCCTCCTCGCGCGTCGCGGCCTCGCCGAGGAAGAATACGACTTCGGCGCGCTCCCCCGCGCGAAGCTCCACGATGGTCTGGAGGGCACCGCACGGGTCGATTCCGGCGCCGACCCGCCCAGAGAGTCGACCCTCGCGAGTGAGGGCCGCCGGGCGCTCGAGGACGCCGTTCCGCCCGAGGAACTCCGTCCGATCACCCGTCCACGCCGTCTGCGCCCCGCCGAGATCGGCGAACGCCACGCGGCCGGCAAAGTCGCTGCTCCAGGTATTGCGCGCGTGCATCGCCTTCGTATCCGGGTCGATCTCGGTCACGATGAACGGGGCGGAGGCGCTGCGCGACACCCCGAGCACCCACTCGACATAGGCGGTCACGGACAACCGCCGCGCCCGGCCCGATGCATTCCGCACCGTCAGGCGGGACACCTTGATCGGGTCCTCGAGCGGCACGAACTGCAGAAGCTCGAGCGAGATGCCGTGGGAGACGTGCTCGAAGCGGCTATAGCCCTGGCCGTGTCGAGCGATATAGGGCTGGCCCACCTCCCGGATCGGCAGCGCCGTGGGACTCCATATCTCGCCGCTTTCCTGATCCCGGACATAGATGGCCTCGCCCGGCGGGTCGTTGACCGGGTCGTTCGACCACGGGGTGAGCTGGTTCTCCCGGCTATTGATTGA
Proteins encoded in this window:
- a CDS encoding M48 family metallopeptidase, whose product is MDDPHVNAAGAGGGEFYVTSGLLQKASDEHLRGVPAHELAHDDLGHVAKAQALGAGLGIGMIILDQIFPGSGRITPMAGALVTTSYSRSEEYAADRHGVDILVRAGYSKAVMINTLTWLIQTAGGSNDGLLATHPGTQERVDALRNL
- a CDS encoding Fe-Mn family superoxide dismutase, yielding MSTHSPKTFVPKPYAERFFDLHGLDGISDAQIAEHLALYAGYVKQVNLLNGDLAAMVGHGQASGKNPEFAELTRRLGFEYNGMILHEHYFSGLSPAAELTPASGSGLAAALTESFGSVEQWQAAFHAIGEMRGVGWVILFEDPVMHWLTNHWVTLHHEGVPAGFRPLLVMDVWEHAFMPDYKATERAKYIEAFFRNIDWQMIERRLQEPSALRLAG
- a CDS encoding TraR/DksA C4-type zinc finger protein produces the protein MDDIRKRLNHNLTAALFRLRQLGGAVAVEELPGAIRDNSRFADEVDEIQANENREISFATRERVVERVKRLSAALDRLNDGEYGVCVECAERISPARLHAVPEVQTCVRCQDGIERFARRM